The Herbiconiux sp. A18JL235 region CCGTTCTGGGTGACCCAGCGGAGCGCATCCTTCGTCGTCCACCGCATCTCCTGAGGGGCGACGAGCTTCTCGTAGCCGGCGCTGTCGTCGCGCCAGCGGGTGGCCTGCAGCACGAGCCGGGCGTGCGAGAGCAGGTCGCCGGAGTCGCCGCTGACGCAGTCGATGCCGAGACCAGGGCCCGGCGTGTACTCCGTGGCTTCACGGATGGCGGGGAAGCCCATGCCCATCTGCATCTCGGTCTCGGCGCAGATCGACACGGTGGTGCCGGTGCCGCGCAGCAGCTCCCACTCCTCGGGGGTGTTGAAGCTGCAGTGCACGAGCAGCAGGTCGGGGCCGAGCAGCCCGTGCGCGGCGAGCACCTTCACGTCTTGGAACAGCTGCCGCACCGCGAGCTGGTTGGCGTGCATGGTCATGCGGGCGCCGAGCTCACGGGCGAGCGCGAACTCTGCCGCTACGTCGGCGACCGGAGCGATCGGCAGCTCCTGCGGGGCGATACCGAAGCGCAGCGGCTGGGTCTCGTCGCGGAAGTACTGCTCGCGGATCTCGCGGGCCAGCCGCGCCCGGGGCTCGAAGGCGGCCGGGTCGGCGACGCCCTCGCGGCCGCCCGCGCTCTCCGACCAGGTGTTCGACGTCACCGGTGTCATGCCGTGGCCGTAGAGGCCGCGCACGCCCGCGTCGAGGAGGCCGGTGACCGCCCCGTGGGCGCACTCCGGGTCGAGGATGTTGTGGCAGTAGTCGACGACCGAGGTGACACCGGAGTTGATGGCGTCGAGGGCGCCGGCGTAGTTGCCGACGTACATGTCCTCCGGCCGGTAGCGGATGGCCATCTGCAGGCGCATGCCGCGGAGGTAGTCGGGGATCGTGCCGTCGGCCAGGATGCCGCGCAGCTGCGCCTGCCAGGTGTGACGGTGCGTGTCGACCATGCCGGGCATGGCGATCATCTCCGTGGCGTCGATGACGTCGGCGGTTCCCCCCGCGTCCGTTCCTGCGCTGTTCAGGATGCTCTCGCCGGTCTCCCGCGACAGCGCCTCGATCGCGACGATGCGGTCGCCCTCGATGAGGATGTCGGCGCGCTCGAGGTCTCCCAGGGTGGGGTCGACCGTCGCGACAGCCGCGCCCCGGATGAGGATTCGTGAGCCGTGGCTCGACACCTCGGGGGTTGCGGGCATGATTCCTCCTCGTCGAGTAACCGGAACGTCTTCAGTATGTAAAGTCCGACTTGCGTTGTCAACTCTTACTTTACATTGTCATACAGTATGACTTTAGACGCGGTGCAGCAGCAGGCCGATGTTCTCCGGCGCGGGTGTCAGCTCGCCCCCCTCCACACGGGCGGCCAGCTCGACGACGAGCCGGTTGAACGGGGCGGCGGCGCCCACGGCCTCGAGTTCGGCGACGACGCGCCCGTTGATCTCGGCGACCTCGCTGCGCCGGCCCTTCAGCCAATCCTGCAGCGAGGTGGTCTTCGTGTCGGGCAGCGAGAAGGTCGTGAGCACGACGTGGAACAGCTGCTCGGCGAAGGCGTCGGGGTCGTTCACGTTCTCAGCGGTCATGCCGAAGATGGGGCGGATGCTGCTGCCGCTCGCTGCGGCCGCACGCACCGCTTCCTTGCCGCAGGCGAGCATGAAGTCGTACATGCCGGGAACCTCGGCCGCCGTGTTCAGTTCGAGGCCCAGGATGGC contains the following coding sequences:
- a CDS encoding amidohydrolase family protein, coding for MPATPEVSSHGSRILIRGAAVATVDPTLGDLERADILIEGDRIVAIEALSRETGESILNSAGTDAGGTADVIDATEMIAMPGMVDTHRHTWQAQLRGILADGTIPDYLRGMRLQMAIRYRPEDMYVGNYAGALDAINSGVTSVVDYCHNILDPECAHGAVTGLLDAGVRGLYGHGMTPVTSNTWSESAGGREGVADPAAFEPRARLAREIREQYFRDETQPLRFGIAPQELPIAPVADVAAEFALARELGARMTMHANQLAVRQLFQDVKVLAAHGLLGPDLLLVHCSFNTPEEWELLRGTGTTVSICAETEMQMGMGFPAIREATEYTPGPGLGIDCVSGDSGDLLSHARLVLQATRWRDDSAGYEKLVAPQEMRWTTKDALRWVTQNGAVAAGIGDEVGSLTPGKRADVVLLDMSGISQAGWNRRDPTGMAIAQANSGNVDTVLIDGRVVKRHGRLVHVDVDAALARTRASHDYLYEQMDRHGGFIPQPPIDIPLYRERA